A portion of the Daphnia magna isolate NIES linkage group LG4, ASM2063170v1.1, whole genome shotgun sequence genome contains these proteins:
- the LOC116921336 gene encoding uncharacterized protein LOC116921336, which produces MIRGPSRGLGTFRCRCCRWILLVPLLVTHLLLLSAQVEPSHATSVATGERDLSSTSAGSNNYIALARADPGAHITPPTVSIFQPIQTAANMVAATGGSSVNSGASQHPHSRFHHHHHHQQQQQQQQQQQQHVAPLLAHGYGGYKPAAPSKESSSGSTTEEGSILRLLSKNNLYIQSFPNGTVSATGHDSSFYSVLKQNAVGFGRIYIRGIASRLYLCINECGRLYGSEHLEQDCILRDQMEGNWYNTYTSIKHSTAEKSLYMAFNSNTGSPCRLRLKSEVTSDGRSIVALGSNEKHALFFPVRNISLPDGMNLTSLIQLNKRIPFVKNSVKPTGCAPRCSKLSDQSIKEASSNRVSSKEKSKRKNKCSCLSTETPAQGGGNVERCRRPRQCRPKTSGHQQAAKSHGESSSSSSSSSSGGASTVATPASGWNQLKRPERLPRKEGRHPKPKRVSPENSATDVDLLSTEARLLSPIDRLESDPSSVKWTVESDGPPNGGKNPKKSTSPSVTHRDRNAEQSGKKSKHRRGKKQNAEDRSPSGTISNPAKDRTAIGVRQDRTIRFSHKKSDSRLIRHRYRKIRAHPELAEQLDALS; this is translated from the exons ATGATTCGTGGCCCTAGCCGTGGCCTCGGGACCTTCCGCTGTCGCTGCTGCCGCTGGATCCTGCTCGTTCCGCTCCTCGTCACTCATCTCCTCCTCTTGTCGGCACAGGTAGAGCCATCGCACGCCACCTCCGTTGCCACCGGCGAACGGGATCTTTCCTCCACATCAGCAGGCAGCAATAATTACATTGCCCTAGCGAGAGCCGATCCTGGTGCTCACATCACACCGCCAACCGTTTCCATCTTCCAGCCAATACAAACGGCCGCCAACATGGTGGCTGCAACTGGTGGCTCGAGCGTTAACAGTGGTGCCTCCCAACATCCTCACAGTCGcttccaccaccaccaccatcatcaacagcagcagcagcaacagcagcaacagcagcaacatgTGGCTCCTCTTTTAGCTCACGGTTACGGAGGATACAAACCAGCAGCGCCATCCAAAGAGAGCAGCAGTGGCAGTACAACGGAGGAAGGATCAATCCTTCGGCTACTAAGCAAAAACAATCTTTACATTCAGAGTTTCCCCAACGGCACAGTCAGCGCCACAGGACACGATTCCAGTTTCTATT CTGTTTTGAAGCAAAATGCAGTCGGCTTTGGAAGAATCTACATCCGAGGAATAGCATCTCGTTTGTATCTGTGCATCAACGAATGCGGAAGGCTTTATGGCTCT GAGCACTTGGAGCAAGACTGCATTCTGCGAGACCAAATGGAAGGCAATTGGTACAATACGTACACGTCAATCAAGCACTCAACAGCCGAAAAGTCTTTGTACATGGCTTTCAACAGCAATACGGGCTCTCCGTGCCGCTTACGGCTGAAGAGCGAAGTAACAAGCGATGGCCGTTCAATCGTCGCCTTGGGCAGCAACGAGAAACACGCTCTCTTTTTCCCAGTGCGCAACATATCACTGCCGGATGGAATGAACCTAACTAGTCTGATACAGCTGAACAAAAGGATTCCCTTTGTGAAGAACAGCGTCAAGCCAACTGGTTGTGCTCCTCGTTGCTCCAAGTTGTCTGACCAGTCCATAAAAGAGGCTAGCTCCAATCGAGTCAGTAGCAAAGAGAAATCCAAGAGGAAAAATAAGTGTTCCTGTCTTTCCACTGAAACGCCGGCCCAGGGCGGAGGCAACGTGGAGCGATGTCGCAGACCGCGCCAATGTCGGCCCAAGACATCGGGCCATCAGCAGGCGGCAAAGAGCCACGGGgaaagcagcagcagcagcagcagcagcagcagtggCGGCGCTAGCACCGTCGCAACGCCGGCATCCGGATGGAACCAGCTGAAGCGACCCGAACGCCTTCCACGGAAAGAAGGACGACATCCAAAGCCGAAACGCGTCAGCCCTGAAAACAGCGCCACCGACGTCGATTTGCTATCCACTGAGGCGCGTTTATTAAGTCCAATCGACCGGCTAGAAAGCGATCCTTCCTCCGTCAAATGGACGGTTGAAAGCGACGGCCCTCCAAATGGCGGGAAAAATCCAAAGAAATCGACGTCACCCTCGGTGACCCATCGAGACAGAAACGCCGAGCAATCTGGCAAGAAATCGAAACATCGACGCGGTAAAAAGCAAAACGCAGAGGATCGATCGCCATCCGGTACTATCTCCAATCCAGCCAAAGATAGAACCGCTATCGGCGTCCGTCAAGATCGAACGATACGATTTTCGCATAAGAAAAGCGACAGTCGGTTAATACGACACAGGTACAGGAAGATTCGGGCACATCCAGAACTTGCCGAGCAGCTTGACGCCTTGTCTTAA
- the LOC116925046 gene encoding calcium uptake protein 3, mitochondrial isoform X2 has product MAVYLRAKRYSYLVNLGFSRQFSNQSEPRIGKGLLALKKISTYSGAALVSGALLWIAYEEHRRMSSVHALTSATAKIRSKDDKKIGSTASLSQLTSRERRFVQFASNEFRGQLYMTPQDFLESVIEGEPRPRLKRRNLQEQHLVALQKTTPPLSQGNFRTFRDLGERGLISYTEYLFLLSILTKPKSGFHIAFNMFDTDGNAQVDKQEFMVLERIFSHAYRDRRGLAPPVSDQEGEMGPTAEGDGLLKRNDFDTTLLLHLFGRDGNLSLSFDDFARFMQNLQTEVLELEFQEFSKGLSTITEQDFAKILLRYTQLDTARYDEFLERLIQGDPEEKGITFPEFHDFCTFLNNLDDFAIAMKMYTLADRSVSESEFQRAVKICTGASLSQHVVRIVFLIFDQDGDGRLSDREFIAIMRDRIHRGLQSHSRNEGWDAFKHCVKQEIKSLN; this is encoded by the exons ATGGCGGTTTATCTTAGAGCAAAAAGGTATTCATACCTTGTCAATCTTGGCTTCTCAAGGCAATTTTCTAATCAAAGTGAGCCAAGAATTGGAAAAGGACTACTGGCgttaaagaaaatttcaacCTATTCTGGGGCTGCTTTGGTTAGTGGCGCTTTATTATGGATAGCGTATGAAGAACATCGTCGGATGTCATCGGTTCACGCCTTGACGTCAGCCACAGCCAAAATTAGATCTAAG GATGATAAGAAAATCGGGAGCACGGCCAGTCTATCACAGCTGACTTCACGTGAGCGTCGTTTCGTCCAATTTGCCTCCAACGAGTTCCGTGGACAACTGTATATGACTCCTCAAGATTTCTTA GAGTCGGTCATCGAAGGAGAACCTCGAC CTCGGCTGAAACGAAGAAATTTGCAGGAACAGCATTTGGTGGCTTTGCAGAAAACCACACCTCCTTTATCACAGGGAAACTTCCGAACCTTTAGAGACCTCGGGGAACGAG GCCTTATATCCTACACAG AGTATCTGTTTCTACTTTCGATATTGACAA AACCGAAATCGGGCTTTCACATAGCCTTCAACATGTTCGATACAGATGGAAATGCACAAGTGGATAAACAGGAATTCATGGTG TTGGAGCGAATTTTTAGCCATGCTTACCGTGACAGACGTGGACTGGCCCCACCTGTAAGCGATCAAGAAGGCGAAATGGGACCGACAGCCGAAGGAGATGGCTTGCTGAAACGCAATGATTTTGATACAACTTTATTGCTCCATCTTTTTGGCAGAGATGGGAATTTGAGTTTGAGTTTTGATGACTTTGCTCGCTTCATGCAAAACTTACAGACGGAGGTTCTCGAGCTCGAGTTCCAGGAATTTTCAAAAG GTTTGAGCACCATCACTGAGCAGGACTTTGCCAAAATTCTGCTCCGCTACACCCAGTTAGATACAGCCAG ATATGACGAATTCTTGGAGCGCTTAATTCAAGGTGACCCCGAGGAAAAGGGAATAACTTTCCCTGAATTCCATGACTTCTGCACATTTCTTAACAACCTGGACGATTTCGCGATCGCCATGAAAATGTACACACTTGCTGATCGCTCGGTTTCTGAAA GTGAATTCCAACGGGCCGTGAAAATTTGTACGGGTGCCTCGTTAAGTCAGCATGTTGTACGCATCGTTTTTCTCATATTCGATCAAGATGGAGACGGAAGGTTATCAGACCGCGAATTCATCGCCATCATGCGAGACCGCATTCACCGTGGATTGCAG TCGCATTCCCGCAACGAAGGGTGGGACGCCTTCAAACACTGCGTTAAGCAGGAAATTAAATCACTCAATTGA
- the LOC116925046 gene encoding calcium uptake protein 3, mitochondrial isoform X1, whose protein sequence is MAVYLRAKRYSYLVNLGFSRQFSNQSEPRIGKGLLALKKISTYSGAALVSGALLWIAYEEHRRMSSVHALTSATAKIRSKDDKKIGSTASLSQLTSRERRFVQFASNEFRGQLYMTPQDFLESVIEGEPRPRLKRRNLQEQHLVALQKTTPPLSQGNFRTFRDLGERGLISYTEYLFLLSILTKPKSGFHIAFNMFDTDGNAQVDKQEFMVLLGILCQKIFKEDIIRGIDQELLERIFSHAYRDRRGLAPPVSDQEGEMGPTAEGDGLLKRNDFDTTLLLHLFGRDGNLSLSFDDFARFMQNLQTEVLELEFQEFSKGLSTITEQDFAKILLRYTQLDTARYDEFLERLIQGDPEEKGITFPEFHDFCTFLNNLDDFAIAMKMYTLADRSVSESEFQRAVKICTGASLSQHVVRIVFLIFDQDGDGRLSDREFIAIMRDRIHRGLQSHSRNEGWDAFKHCVKQEIKSLN, encoded by the exons ATGGCGGTTTATCTTAGAGCAAAAAGGTATTCATACCTTGTCAATCTTGGCTTCTCAAGGCAATTTTCTAATCAAAGTGAGCCAAGAATTGGAAAAGGACTACTGGCgttaaagaaaatttcaacCTATTCTGGGGCTGCTTTGGTTAGTGGCGCTTTATTATGGATAGCGTATGAAGAACATCGTCGGATGTCATCGGTTCACGCCTTGACGTCAGCCACAGCCAAAATTAGATCTAAG GATGATAAGAAAATCGGGAGCACGGCCAGTCTATCACAGCTGACTTCACGTGAGCGTCGTTTCGTCCAATTTGCCTCCAACGAGTTCCGTGGACAACTGTATATGACTCCTCAAGATTTCTTA GAGTCGGTCATCGAAGGAGAACCTCGAC CTCGGCTGAAACGAAGAAATTTGCAGGAACAGCATTTGGTGGCTTTGCAGAAAACCACACCTCCTTTATCACAGGGAAACTTCCGAACCTTTAGAGACCTCGGGGAACGAG GCCTTATATCCTACACAG AGTATCTGTTTCTACTTTCGATATTGACAA AACCGAAATCGGGCTTTCACATAGCCTTCAACATGTTCGATACAGATGGAAATGCACAAGTGGATAAACAGGAATTCATGGTG TTGTTGGGCATACTCTGTCAGAAGATTTTTAAAGAAGATATCATTCGCGGCATCGACCAAGAACTT TTGGAGCGAATTTTTAGCCATGCTTACCGTGACAGACGTGGACTGGCCCCACCTGTAAGCGATCAAGAAGGCGAAATGGGACCGACAGCCGAAGGAGATGGCTTGCTGAAACGCAATGATTTTGATACAACTTTATTGCTCCATCTTTTTGGCAGAGATGGGAATTTGAGTTTGAGTTTTGATGACTTTGCTCGCTTCATGCAAAACTTACAGACGGAGGTTCTCGAGCTCGAGTTCCAGGAATTTTCAAAAG GTTTGAGCACCATCACTGAGCAGGACTTTGCCAAAATTCTGCTCCGCTACACCCAGTTAGATACAGCCAG ATATGACGAATTCTTGGAGCGCTTAATTCAAGGTGACCCCGAGGAAAAGGGAATAACTTTCCCTGAATTCCATGACTTCTGCACATTTCTTAACAACCTGGACGATTTCGCGATCGCCATGAAAATGTACACACTTGCTGATCGCTCGGTTTCTGAAA GTGAATTCCAACGGGCCGTGAAAATTTGTACGGGTGCCTCGTTAAGTCAGCATGTTGTACGCATCGTTTTTCTCATATTCGATCAAGATGGAGACGGAAGGTTATCAGACCGCGAATTCATCGCCATCATGCGAGACCGCATTCACCGTGGATTGCAG TCGCATTCCCGCAACGAAGGGTGGGACGCCTTCAAACACTGCGTTAAGCAGGAAATTAAATCACTCAATTGA
- the LOC116925044 gene encoding uncharacterized protein LOC116925044, producing MAFVHEVVGSASVAYPENQFQITTMIPFKITGAHQRIINGTVHGVASNLEWLALIWKNNGCNVVCPDTKQTRKQPLSSNQRQSWPLAKHLHQKSGQLKITEFFSTQVKQHWNYSRFSSVDNKGVKLPVGLCNSNWRLSGSRVAIVSVAQVNRHSDEGSFNPHTPNDSVGFEKPMPASRPLDFGFPAKTSGPAPIRFPIHQVPSCHKSDASLPIGVGVVQCQWQHCKFRLTPGQSLLEHIQNIHVVSHASRPVSLSKWGDSDAAAETTAGATSCDELYSCQWEGCKVQGRPSSSRAWLERHVLLHGGHKPFRCIVDLCEQRFNSQAALQRHVNAHFNQEPGQTGNGNGIKRDNAPAKVIRRNSKKLKHRRSKVAPARLFDFFDSGVMERLRHQLINSRTTHNQIGVSCVTNDLTVHSQVIARRLDANGKSRVLLRWTPQDVLPDQWVLEEEVVTQKNVSMGNLSAAVQIKLHNLLVRPPAGKAAAKQRRKR from the exons ATGGCTTTTGTGCACGAGGTCGTGGGAAGCGCATCCGTCGCCTATCCGGAGAACCAATTTCAAATCACAACAATGATTCCTTTCAAAATTACTGGGGCCCATCAGAGAATCATCAATGGAACGGTGCACGGCGTAGCGTCTAATCTGGAGTGGCTTGCTTTAATTTGGAAGAATAATGGATGCAATGTTGTTTGTCCAGATACCAAACAAACTCGTAAGCAACCACTTTCATCAAACCAACGTCAATCGTGGCCACTAGCTAAACATCTTCACCAAAAGAGTGGTCAGCTGAAAATAACGGAATTCTTCTCAACTCAAGTGAAACAACATTGGAATTATTCCAGATTTTCAAGTGTAGATAACAAGGGTGTCAAACTTCCGGTTGGTCTATGCAATTCCAATTGGCGTTTATCAGGATCTCGTGTCGCCATCGTCTCTGTTGCTCAGGTCAACCGTCATAGCGACGAAGGTTCTTTTAATCCACATACCCCTAACGATAGTGTAGGTTTTGAAAAGCCTATGCCTGCCAGCCGGCCACTGGATTTTGGTTTCCCAGCCAAGACGTCTGGTCCTGCTCCGATCCGCTTCCCCATTCATCAGGTCCCCTCGTGCCATAAAAGTGATGCCTCTTTGCCTATTGGTGTTGGCGTGGTGCAGTGTCAGTGGCAGCACTGCAAATTCAGATTGACGCCAGGACAATCACTTCTAGAGCATATTCAAAATATACACGTAGTTTCTCATGCCTCAAGACCAGTTTCTCTATCCAAATGGGGTGACTCCGATGCAGCTGCGGAAACGACTGCTGGTGCAACATCTTGCGACGAACTGTATTCTTGTCAATGGGAAGGCTGCAAAGTTCAGGGAAGACCTTCTTCTTCGAGAGCCTGGTTGGAAAGACATGTCTTGTTGCATGGTGGCCATAAGCCATTTCGCTGTATCGTTGATTTGTGTGAACAACGGTTTAATTCACAG GCTGCTCTTCAACGTCACGTCAATGCACATTTCAACCAGGAACCTGGCCAGACTGGTAATGGCAATGGTATCAAACGTGACAATGCACCGGCTAAAGTTATCCGCCGAAATTCGAAGAAGCTCAAGCACCGTCGTAGCAAAGTCGCGCCAG CTCGGCTGTTTGATTTTTTCGATTCGGGAGTTATGGAACGCTTACGTCATCAACTAATAAATTCACGGACGACCCACAATCAAATTGGTGTTTCCTGTGTAACCAATGATCTCACGGTTCACAGCCAG GTAATTGCGAGGCGTTTGGATGCAAATGGAAAATCAAGAGTTCTTTTACGGTGGACGCCGCAAGACGT GCTGCCTGATCAATGGGTATTGGAAGAAGAAGTGGTAACGCAGAAGAATGTCTCAATGGGCAACCTTAGCGCTGCTGTCCAAATTAAATTGCATAACTTGTTGGTTCGACCTCCCGCGGGAAAGGCAGCTGCCAAACAGCGTCGCAAGCGATAG
- the LOC116925039 gene encoding eukaryotic translation initiation factor 3 subunit A, with protein sequence MSRFYQRPENALKRANEFIEVGKPIRALDALAEVIKSKKYRSTTYSEKILEPIMIKYLELCVDLKKAYMAKEGLFQYRNMCQSVNVASLENVVRFYLNLAEEKTEAARQESHQAVVDIDDLDNVATPESILLSAVSGEDAQDRSDRVILTPWVKFLWESYRQCLELLRTNSRVEKLYHDTAQHAFKFCLKYARKTEFRKLCENLRSHLALMVKGTPSVTAVNLSNPETQQMNLETRLLQLDFAIQMELWQEAYKAIEDIHGLMILAKKMPRPQQMAQYYQKIALVFGKSGNHLFHAAALFRLFQLSRDLKKNITTEELQKLGSRVLVATLAVPLPSAHPEFDRFIETEKSSLEKTQKLATLLHLNQPPTRNGLIKDLVRLGVVATAMPQLQQLYNYLEVEFDPLHLCNKVKTILTFMADVEETSYLSQYIHALEEITLTRLVKQIAQLYSSIRFERLVQLAPFASPFDLERIVVNAVRHTDMQIRIDHRNNCLHFGTELFEAQREDLPEGPTLQAMPSEQIRTHLISMYCVLNKATIAVVGNAPTKEERQMKAQIAALYHQNKVRDHHQLLSRQKIIEDRKEYLEKLNTEREEEEGRRQEELIRQQLLAEQRRLDAERQERERLRQEAELRQVQARHLKEKVAQFSQTAIGQKVIKKMEDEDISKLDPDVIMARQLEELEKERKELQTKLRSQEKKVDFLERAKRIEEIPLLEKYLAERKVQDKLAWKQQEEERIAQLQEERKVAMLHRDRLMRMRNDKEKFIDNLKSARKNIFKEKLTEFESMYDAVRTERLKQRKEQRREQRRIQWVKEREEAEQRKRDEELKRQREEAERIEQERRQAELDELRKRREAADQVLLKQREREREIEEKQKRREEEERERDREAREKERENVNPSMKERPAESSWRRGPPENVESRQAEPYRPPKETKWRNNRSEKYSSRPEADDIERRDDRDRREVDDRREPEPRREPEPRRERDDRREPEPSSWRTAKDVERPREQRPERGGRDFAALRDPTRKNIELDRPSQFRDDEKFRRDDREIRRDDRDIRRDDREFRRDDREIRRDDREIRRDDREIRRAAPPSASRDGESNWRSARGPVERPAERGGDREQMYRQPRSEREDVGVRPARSGADREERERPDFRFGDREREKPKIERKEIDADGFTKVSSRR encoded by the exons ATGTCTCGTTTCTATCAAAGACCTGAAAATGCTCTTAAGCGAGCAAATG AATTTATTGAAGTGGGGAAGCCTATCCGGGCCTTGGATGCCCTGGCTGAAGTTATCAAGAGCAAGAAATATCGATCAACAACATATTCCGAAAAGATATTGGAACCCATCATGATCAAGTACTTGGAGCTTTGCGTTGATCTGAAGAAAGCATACATGGCTAAAGAAGGCTTATTCCAATATCGTAATATGTGTCAATCA GTGAATGTTGCTTCTCTAGAAAATGTAGTGCGATTCTATCTTAATCtggcagaagaaaaaacagaagcTGCTCGTCAAGAATCCCATCAAGCTGTTGTGGATATTGATGATTTAGACAATGTTGCAACTCCTGAAAGTATTTTACTAAG TGCTGTCAGTGGGGAAGATGCTCAAGACAGGTCTGATCGTGTGATTTTGACACCATGGGTCAAATTTCTTTGGGAATCTTACAGGCAGTGTTTGGAGTTACTTCGAACCAATTCAAGAGTTGAAAAGTTGTATCATGACACTGCTCAGCATGCATTCAAGTTCTGCTTGAAGTATGCTAGAAAAACTGAGTTTCGCAAGCTTTGTGAGAATTTAAGATCACATCTTGCCCTAATG GTTAAAGGAACCCCATCTGTAACTGCTGTTAATTTGAGCAATCCTGAAACTCAGCAAATGAATTTGGAAACTAGGCTTTTACAGCTTGATTTTGCAATCCAAATGGAACTGTGGCAAGAAGCATACAAAGCCATTGAAGACATTCATGGATTGATGATTTTGGCCAAGAAGATGCCGCGCCCGCAACAAATGGCCCAATATTACCAAAAGATTGCTCTTGTTTTCGGGAAGTCAGGAAATCACCTATTTCATGCTGCAGCTCTGTTTCGTCTTTTCCAACTGTCACGcgacttgaaaaaaaacattacgACTGAGGAGCTTCAGAAACTAGGATCCCGCGTTCTTGTTGCCACCCTAGCAGTACCACTACCATCTGCTCATCCCGAGTTCGATCGTTTCATTGAAACGGAAAAAAGCTCATTGGAAAAGACTCAAAAACTTGCTACTCTTCTTCATTTGAATCAGCCTCCTACCCGAAATGGATTAATTAAAGATTTGGTCAGACTTGGTGTGGTGGCAACAGCGATGCCTCAGTTGCAGCAATTGTACAATTATTTGGAAGTGGAATTCGACCCGTTACATTTGTGTAACAAGGTTAAAACTATCTTGACGTTTATGGCCGATGTTGAAGAAACGTCTTATTTGAGCCAATACATTCACGCCTTGGAAGAAATAACACTCACGAGATTGGTCAAACAAATAGCTCAGCTCTATTCTTCTATTCGTTTCGAACGTTTGGTGCAGTTAGCTCCTTTCGCATCCCCGTTTGACTTGGAACGCATTGTCGTGAATGCAGTCCGTCATACTGATATGCAAATAAGAATCGATCATCGCAACAATTGCCTCCATTTCGGCACGGAACTATTTGAAGCCCAAAGAGAAGATTTGCCAGAAGGACCAACTCTACAG GCGATGCCATCCGAACAGATCCGAACTCACCTTATTTCAATGTACTGCGTGCTTAACAAAGCGACAATCGCTGTAGTTGGAAATGCTCCTACCAAGGAAGAGAGGCAGATGAAGGCCCAGATTGCTGCTCTTTATCACCAAAATAAA GTGAGAGATCATCACCAACTTCTTAGTCgtcaaaaaattattgaagaTCGTAAAGAATACCTTGAGAAACTGAACACGGaacgtgaagaagaagaaggccGTCGTCAAGAGGAACTGATTAGGCAACAGCTGTTGGCAGAACAACGCCGACTTGATGCTGAGCGCCAAGAACGAGAGAGGCTTCGTCAAGAAGCAGAACTCCGTCAAGTTCAAGCAAGGCACCTTAAGGAGAAAGTTGCCCAATTTAGCCAGACCGCTATTGGCCAAAAA GTTATTAAAAAGATGGAAGATGAAGATATATCAAAATTAGACCCAGACGTGATAATGGCACGCCAGCTGgaagaattagaaaaagagaggaaGGAGTTACAG ACCAAGTTGAGGagtcaggaaaaaaaagttgacTTCTTGGAACGTGCTAAACGGATTGAAGAAATTCCTCTTCTGGAAAAATACCTGGCTGAACGCAAGGTTCAAGATAAATTAGCATGGAAACAGCAAGAAGAAGAGCGAATTGCCCAACTTCAAGAAGAACGCAAAGTAGCAATGCTTCACCGCGATCGTCTGATGCGGATGCGAAACGACAAAGAAAAGTTCATTGACAACCTGAAATCAGCACGAAAGAAtatatttaaagaaaagttAACCGAATTCGAATCCATGTATGACGCTGTGAGAACCGAACGTCTCAAACAACGCAAAGAACAGCGAAGAGAGCAACGTCGTATACAGTGGGTTAAAG AGAGGGAAGAAGCGGAACAAAGGAAACGCGACGAAGAATTGAAGAGGCAGAGAGAAGAAGCAGAACGCATTGAGCAAGAACGTCGTCAAGCAGAACTTGATGAACTCCGTAAACGGCGTGAAGCTGCTGACCAAGTTTTACTGAAGCAAAGAGAACGCGAAAGAGAAATCGAGGAGAAGCAAAAGCGACGAGAAGAGGAGGAACGGGAACGAGACCGCGAAGCCCgtgaaaaagagagagag AACGTGAATCCTTCCATGAAAGAGCGTCCCGCCGAATCTAGTTGGCGAAGAGGTCCTCCCGAAAACGTCGAAAGCCGACAGGCGGAGCCATACAGACCACCTAAAGAAACTAAATGGCGCAACAATCGAAGTGAGAAATATTCTTCCCGTCCGGAAGCTGACGACATTGAACGTCGTGATGACAGAGATCGTCGTGAAGTGGATGATCGTCGTGAACCAGAGCCTCGCCGTGAACCAGAGCCTCGCCGTGAACGCGATGATCGTCGTGAACCCGAGCCATCAAGCTGGAGGACTGCTAAAGACGTGGAACGTCCTCGTGAACAACGACCTGAACGGGGTGGTCGGGATTTTGCTGCTCTCAGGGATCCTACAAGAAAGAATATCGAATTGGATCGTCCATCTCAATTCCGCGATGACGAAAAATTCCGCCGTGATGATCGAGAGATTCGCCGTGACGATCGAGACATACGTCGCGATGATCGTGAGTTTCGTCGTGATGATCGTGAAATCCGTCGTGATGATCGAGAGATTCGTCGTGACGATCGGGAGATACGTCGTGCAGCTCCACCGTCTGCCTCACGGGATGGTGAATCGAACTGGCGATCTGCACGTGGCCCTGTAGAACGTCCTGCGGAGCGAGGTGGAGATAGGGAGCAAATGTATCGTCAACCGCGATCCGAACGTGAGGACGTCGGAGTGCGTCCTGCTCGTTCAGGTGCTGATCGCGAAGAGCGCGAGCGACCCGACTTTCGTTTTGGCGATCGGGAACGGGAAAAACCCAAGA TTgaacgaaaagaaattgatGCCGACGGATTTACTAAAGTGAGCAGCCGACGGTAA